From a region of the Triticum aestivum cultivar Chinese Spring chromosome 7D, IWGSC CS RefSeq v2.1, whole genome shotgun sequence genome:
- the LOC123163694 gene encoding probable E3 ubiquitin-protein ligase ATL44, whose translation MRAPARVLHRAAALIAAGTGEASSSSPASTQPPPEQAAPMALDSDMTVILASLLCALVCVLGLALASRCACRHRRSSSTSSSNPPQKGLKKKAIDALPTVSFAAAASPQPAATECAICLAEFAEGEGVRVLPRCCHTFHVVCVDAWLRTCATCPSCRASIVAAPAPAPTVVVVVVGNNRCGRCGEAAAPAGGGDITFLP comes from the coding sequence ATGCGCGCCCCGGCGAGAGTCCTGCACCGCGCGGCCGCCCTTATCGCTGCCGGTACTGGagaggcctcgtcgtcgtcgcctGCCTCAACACAGCCACCACCGGAGCAGGCGGCGCCGATGGCGTTGGACTCGGACATGACGGTCATCCTGGCATCGCTGCTGTGCGCGCTCGTCTGCGTCCTTGGACTCGCACTCGCCTCCCGGTGTGCATGCCGACACCGACGCTCCAGCTCCACTTCCTCCTCTAACCCACCCCAAAAGGGCCTCAAGAAGAAGGCAATCGACGCGCTCCCCACCGTCTCCTTTGCCGCCGCAGCGTCACCACAGCCGGCAGCAACGGAGTGTGCGATATGCCTGGCCGAGTTCGCAGAGGGGGAGGGCGTGCGCGTTCTCCCGCGGTGCTGCCACACCTTCCACGTTGTTTGCGTCGACGCTTGGCTCCGCACATGCGCCACCTGCCCCTCTTGCCGCGCCTCCATCGTTGCTGCTCCAGCCCCTGCACCCACGGTGGTGGTCGTAGTGGTAGGGAACAACAGGTGCGGGAggtgcggcgaggcggcggcgccggctggTGGTGGGGACATCACATTCTTGCCTTAA